The following nucleotide sequence is from Arvicola amphibius chromosome 1, mArvAmp1.2, whole genome shotgun sequence.
TTTCTTCACGCCACCTTTCCAACTTCATGGAATACGGGAGAAACACAGGCAGTAACTGAAGTCAAGAAATAGGAAGTTCTTTAAATCTCAAAACTTCCTGACTCAGTATGTGTGGTTTGATCTGAAACGGCTGAGCGCATTTAAACTTTGCCCTGTAGGTTACCTATGAAGACAGTTGACTAAAATATCAGACTATGAAGGAAACATCCCCCAAGAACAGTAATTTGAAAGTTCTGAGTCCAGAATGGATGCCTCAGACACTGAACAGGGAAGAACAGCGAGTCAAAGTAGCTTTGTTGATCTGCTGCCTCTGGAAGTCACTTGCAAAATCTTCAGCCAGTTAGACGTTCAGAGTTTGTGCAGAGCTTCCGAGACATGCTGGAGTTGGAATCGCACGATAAGGAACAACGATGCCTTGTGGAAGCCCCACTGCTTGACCGCAAGAGCTGTGTGCCCGAGAGAAATCGACGGTGACATCAAACGTGGTTACACCTGGAGGGTAAGTTTCAGTTCGCCGTGTGTTGTGGTTTTGAGAGGGTGGTTGTAGCACAATTGGGAGAACTCTAGAATTCTGCCAGGAGTAATACTACTATGGAGGAGTAGAGTTgaatcatttctctctctctctctctctctctctctacgtGACATAATCCCCACACTGTCTTCCACAGCCTTGTATCTCTCTCAGATCTTGAAGTCAAGAACTTGCCTTGTTAGAGGGAAGTCAagaagtccatttcttttattccaCCTTATGAACACAGTACATACAATGGCCTGCCCTCTGCATATGCACTAATCCATACAAGCACACATGAATTTGTTAGTGTGGTTATACGTGTATTTCCTCATCCCTAATCTCAGGTCTGCGAATGAGTTCCTCTGCTTTCAGACACATTCACGAGCTAGCCACTCTGCCAGAGTTTTGAGCGATGGTATCTCCCCTCTCAGGTGACACTCCTAAGAAATTACCAGAAGAGTAAAGTGAAACACGCGTGGCTCAGTGG
It contains:
- the Fbxo48 gene encoding LOW QUALITY PROTEIN: F-box only protein 48 (The sequence of the model RefSeq protein was modified relative to this genomic sequence to represent the inferred CDS: inserted 1 base in 1 codon), with translation MKETSPKNSNLKVLSPEXDASDTEQGRTASQSSFVDLLPLEVTCKIFSQLDVQSLCRASETCWSWNRTIRNNDALWKPHCLTARAVCPREIDGDIKRGYTWRVTLLRNYQKSKVKHAWLSGRYSNIRSPLNLPKRFMYPMDAETWEEILDAELKR